A stretch of Chiloscyllium plagiosum isolate BGI_BamShark_2017 chromosome 6, ASM401019v2, whole genome shotgun sequence DNA encodes these proteins:
- the LOC122550545 gene encoding SLIT and NTRK-like protein 5 isoform X2, with amino-acid sequence MSVWLTRAVALASLVGGWWWRLEAVAGGAAPESYGEACESLCSCQEKDGVLVLGCEDSRIVSVLQLSPPRWPVYHLFLSGNLLSRLQTDEFLNFSGAAVLHLGGNRIEEIEAGAFRGLHATRRLHLNNNRLEGLRRDAFAGLERLEYLQLDYNYLRRLEGDTLDRLPRLQVLILNDNLLAGLPADLFRHVPLTHLDLRGNRLRSLPHAGLLEHLGGLAELQLEDNPWECGCPLLALKAWLESISYTALVGEVVCETPFRLHGRDLGEVSRQELCPRRAPAPVPAAAAAAAGVGLDSDWRPPPPALSTRGYFHSSSSSSPVPPPAATAQHHHPTPVTSSPSRSQAKGTRLPKAPSSRVRVTTSRSPSLKVDGDGDGGEEGQGYPYGPIFAYQTKPPVPLVCPRQCSCQLQISELGLNVNCQERRIERLSELQPRPYNPRKLYLSGNRLAAVRRGDFDEAAGLELLHLGHNRIAAVQDGAFANLTQLRRLYLNGNCLEALGAGTFRGLRSLRYLYLEYNALRRLGPGTLSPAPGLQLLFLHHNLLRALPPRLFAGLNLTRLSLRGNRFASLPVAGLLEQLASLIQIELDENPWECGCPLLGMKRWLERLGPGALVRRLACHSPKHLAGHDLASLRADLICPDHSDEVALSTPSLPQPAPPGAAARPLATAGAATPFPADGGSVVPLSVLILSLLLVFLASVFVAAGLFVVVMKRRKRAQSERTSTNNSDVSSFNLQYSVYSHGPAPKAKSPAGHVYEYIPHPLGHMCKNPIYRSREGNSVDDYRDLHELKVTYRNPVEDERENQLRSPSYSISTIEPHEQVSPVQDMDHFYRGILEPGKQSPTGNSVEYKFSSPPNYNYSPNYEVRRQYLHPERMRETVLYGAPSNVYAEQIRNDYLELKAKLHIEPDYLEVLEKQTTCSQF; translated from the coding sequence ATGTCCGTGTGGCTAACGCGGGCCGTCGCCTTGGCTTCGTTGGTGGGCGGCTGGTGGTGGCGGCTGGAGGCGGTGGCCGGCGGAGCCGCCCCCGAGAGCTACGGCGAGGCGTGCGAGAGCCTGTGCTCCTGCCAGGAGAAGGACGGCGTGTTGGTGCTGGGCTGCGAGGACAGCCGGATCGTCAGCGTGCTGCAGCTCAGCCCGCCCCGCTGGCCCGTCTACCACCTGTTCCTGAGCGGCAACCTGCTGAGCCGCCTGCAGACCGACGAGTTCCTCAACTTCAGCGGCGCCGCCGTGCTCCACCTGGGCGGCAACCGGATCGAGGAGATCGAGGCAGGCGCCTTCCGCGGCTTGCACGCCACCCGGCGCCTGCACCTCAACAACAACCGGCTGGAGGGCCTGCGGAGGGACGCCTTCGCCGGCCTGGAGCGCCTCGAGTACCTGCAGCTGGACTACAACTACCTCCGGCGGCTGGAGGGCGACACCCTGGACCGGCTGCCCCGCCTGCAGGTGCTCATCCTCAACGACAACCTGCTGGCCGGCCTGCCCGCCGACCTCTTCCGCCACGtccccctcacccacctggacctgaggggcaaccggCTCCGGTCGCTGCCTCACGCCGGCCTCCTGGAGCACCTGGGCGGCCTGGCCGAGCTGCAGCTGGAGGACAACCCCTGGGAGTGCGGCTGCCCGCTGCTGGCGCTCAAGGCCTGGCTGGAGAGCATCTCGTACACGGCGCTGGTCGGCGAGGTGGTCTGCGAGACCCCGTTCCGCCTGCACGGCCGCGACCTGGGCGAGGTCTCCCGCCAGGAGCTGTGCCCGCGCCGCGCCCCGGCCCCCGTCCCCGCCgctgccgccgccgccgccgggGTGGGCCTGGACTCGGACTGGAGGCCGCCTCCGCCTGCCCTGAGCACCCGGGGGTACttccacagcagcagcagcagcagcccgGTCCCCCCGCCCGCGGCCACAGCCCagcaccaccaccccacccccgtcACCTCGTCCCCCTCCAGGTCCCAGGCCAAAGGCACCCGCCTGCCCAAGGCGCCCTCGTCCCGGGTTAGGGTGACCACCTCCCGCAGCCCGTCCCTCAAGGTGGACGGGGACGGGGACGGGGGGGAGGAGGGGCAGGGCTACCCTTACGGCCCCATCTTCGCCTACCAGACCAAGCCGCCGGTGCCCCTGGTGTGCCCCCGGCAGTGCAGCTGCCAGCTGCAGATCTCCGAGCTCGGCCTCAACGTGAACTGCCAGGAGCGGCGGATCGAGCGGCTCTCCGAGCTGCAGCCCAGGCCCTACAACCCCCGCAAGCTGTACCTGAGCGGCAACCGGCTGGCGGCGGTGCGCCGCGGCGACTTCGACGAGGCGGCCGGCCTCGAGCTGCTGCACCTGGGCCACAACCGGATCGCGGCGGTGCAGGACGGCGCGTTCGCCAACCTGACCCAGCTGCGGCGCCTCTACCTGAACGGCAACTGCCTGGAGGCGCTGGGCGCGGGCACCTTCCGCGGGCTGCGCAGCCTGCGCTACCTCTACCTGGAGTACAACGCGCTGCGGCGGCTCGGGCCCGGCACCCTGTCCCCGGCGCCCGGCCTGCAGCTGCTCTTCCTGCACCACAACCTGCTGAGGGCCCTGCCGCCCCGCCTGTTCGCCGGGCTCAACCTGACCCGGCTCAGCCTGCGGGGCAACCGCTTCGCCTCGCTGCCGGTGGCCGGCCTCCTGGAGCAGCTCGCCTCCCTGATCCAGATCGAGCTGGACGAGAACCCCTGGGAGTGCGGCTGCCCGCTGCTGGGCATGAAGCGCTGGCTGGAGCGCCTGGGCCCCGGCGCCCTGGTGCGCCGCCTCGCCTGCCACTCCCCCAAGCACTTGGCCGGCCACGACCTGGCCTCGCTGCGCGCCGACCTCATCTGCCCGGACCACTCGGACGAGGTGGCGCTCTCGACGCCGTCGCTGCCGCAGCCCGCCCCGCCGGGGGCGGCCGCTCGGCCCCTCGCCACGGCCGGCGCGGCCACCCCGTTCCCGGCGGACGGGGGCTCGGTGGTGCCCCTGTCGGTGCTCATCCTCAGCCTGCTGCTGGTCTTCCTGGCGTCGGTGTTCGTGGCGGCCGGCCTCTTCGTGGTGGTGATGAAGCGGCGCAAGCGGGCGCAGAGCGAGCGCACCAGCACCAACAACTCGGACGTGAGCTCCTTCAACCTGCAGTACAGCGTCTACAGCCACGGCCCGGCGCCCAAAGCCAAGAGCCCCGCCGGGCACGTCTACGAGTACATACCCCACCCTCTGGGCCACATGTGCAAGAACCCCATCTACAGGTCCCGCGAGGGCAACTCGGTGGACGATTACAGGGACCTACACGAGCTCAAGGTCACCTACCGAAACCCGGTGGAGGACGAGCGAGAGAACCAGTTGAGGAGCCCCTCGTACAGCATCAGCACCATCGAGCCCCACGAGCAGGTCTCCCCAGTTCAAGACATGGACCATTTCTACCGTGGCATCTTAGAGCCGGGCAAACAATCGCCCACTGGCAACAGTGTTGAATATAAATTTAGTAGCCCACCAAACTATAATTACTCACCGAACTATGAAGTTAGACGCCAGTATTTGCATCCGGAGAGGATGAGGGAGACGGTGCTCTACGGGGCACCCAGTAATGTATATGCCGAGCAAATTAGAAATGATTACCTGGAACTGAAAGCAAAGCTTCACATCGAGCCGGACTACCTCGAAGTTCTCGAAAAACAGACAACGTGCAGTCAGTTCTAA
- the LOC122550545 gene encoding SLIT and NTRK-like protein 5 isoform X1: protein MASIHTLLSFSLCLVEGEQPRLGVSTGSPAEMSVWLTRAVALASLVGGWWWRLEAVAGGAAPESYGEACESLCSCQEKDGVLVLGCEDSRIVSVLQLSPPRWPVYHLFLSGNLLSRLQTDEFLNFSGAAVLHLGGNRIEEIEAGAFRGLHATRRLHLNNNRLEGLRRDAFAGLERLEYLQLDYNYLRRLEGDTLDRLPRLQVLILNDNLLAGLPADLFRHVPLTHLDLRGNRLRSLPHAGLLEHLGGLAELQLEDNPWECGCPLLALKAWLESISYTALVGEVVCETPFRLHGRDLGEVSRQELCPRRAPAPVPAAAAAAAGVGLDSDWRPPPPALSTRGYFHSSSSSSPVPPPAATAQHHHPTPVTSSPSRSQAKGTRLPKAPSSRVRVTTSRSPSLKVDGDGDGGEEGQGYPYGPIFAYQTKPPVPLVCPRQCSCQLQISELGLNVNCQERRIERLSELQPRPYNPRKLYLSGNRLAAVRRGDFDEAAGLELLHLGHNRIAAVQDGAFANLTQLRRLYLNGNCLEALGAGTFRGLRSLRYLYLEYNALRRLGPGTLSPAPGLQLLFLHHNLLRALPPRLFAGLNLTRLSLRGNRFASLPVAGLLEQLASLIQIELDENPWECGCPLLGMKRWLERLGPGALVRRLACHSPKHLAGHDLASLRADLICPDHSDEVALSTPSLPQPAPPGAAARPLATAGAATPFPADGGSVVPLSVLILSLLLVFLASVFVAAGLFVVVMKRRKRAQSERTSTNNSDVSSFNLQYSVYSHGPAPKAKSPAGHVYEYIPHPLGHMCKNPIYRSREGNSVDDYRDLHELKVTYRNPVEDERENQLRSPSYSISTIEPHEQVSPVQDMDHFYRGILEPGKQSPTGNSVEYKFSSPPNYNYSPNYEVRRQYLHPERMRETVLYGAPSNVYAEQIRNDYLELKAKLHIEPDYLEVLEKQTTCSQF, encoded by the coding sequence ATGGCAAGTATTCAcactttgctttctttctctctctgtcttgtcGAAGGTGAGCAGCCGCGGCTGGGAGTGAGCACCGGGAGCCCCGCCGAGATGTCCGTGTGGCTAACGCGGGCCGTCGCCTTGGCTTCGTTGGTGGGCGGCTGGTGGTGGCGGCTGGAGGCGGTGGCCGGCGGAGCCGCCCCCGAGAGCTACGGCGAGGCGTGCGAGAGCCTGTGCTCCTGCCAGGAGAAGGACGGCGTGTTGGTGCTGGGCTGCGAGGACAGCCGGATCGTCAGCGTGCTGCAGCTCAGCCCGCCCCGCTGGCCCGTCTACCACCTGTTCCTGAGCGGCAACCTGCTGAGCCGCCTGCAGACCGACGAGTTCCTCAACTTCAGCGGCGCCGCCGTGCTCCACCTGGGCGGCAACCGGATCGAGGAGATCGAGGCAGGCGCCTTCCGCGGCTTGCACGCCACCCGGCGCCTGCACCTCAACAACAACCGGCTGGAGGGCCTGCGGAGGGACGCCTTCGCCGGCCTGGAGCGCCTCGAGTACCTGCAGCTGGACTACAACTACCTCCGGCGGCTGGAGGGCGACACCCTGGACCGGCTGCCCCGCCTGCAGGTGCTCATCCTCAACGACAACCTGCTGGCCGGCCTGCCCGCCGACCTCTTCCGCCACGtccccctcacccacctggacctgaggggcaaccggCTCCGGTCGCTGCCTCACGCCGGCCTCCTGGAGCACCTGGGCGGCCTGGCCGAGCTGCAGCTGGAGGACAACCCCTGGGAGTGCGGCTGCCCGCTGCTGGCGCTCAAGGCCTGGCTGGAGAGCATCTCGTACACGGCGCTGGTCGGCGAGGTGGTCTGCGAGACCCCGTTCCGCCTGCACGGCCGCGACCTGGGCGAGGTCTCCCGCCAGGAGCTGTGCCCGCGCCGCGCCCCGGCCCCCGTCCCCGCCgctgccgccgccgccgccgggGTGGGCCTGGACTCGGACTGGAGGCCGCCTCCGCCTGCCCTGAGCACCCGGGGGTACttccacagcagcagcagcagcagcccgGTCCCCCCGCCCGCGGCCACAGCCCagcaccaccaccccacccccgtcACCTCGTCCCCCTCCAGGTCCCAGGCCAAAGGCACCCGCCTGCCCAAGGCGCCCTCGTCCCGGGTTAGGGTGACCACCTCCCGCAGCCCGTCCCTCAAGGTGGACGGGGACGGGGACGGGGGGGAGGAGGGGCAGGGCTACCCTTACGGCCCCATCTTCGCCTACCAGACCAAGCCGCCGGTGCCCCTGGTGTGCCCCCGGCAGTGCAGCTGCCAGCTGCAGATCTCCGAGCTCGGCCTCAACGTGAACTGCCAGGAGCGGCGGATCGAGCGGCTCTCCGAGCTGCAGCCCAGGCCCTACAACCCCCGCAAGCTGTACCTGAGCGGCAACCGGCTGGCGGCGGTGCGCCGCGGCGACTTCGACGAGGCGGCCGGCCTCGAGCTGCTGCACCTGGGCCACAACCGGATCGCGGCGGTGCAGGACGGCGCGTTCGCCAACCTGACCCAGCTGCGGCGCCTCTACCTGAACGGCAACTGCCTGGAGGCGCTGGGCGCGGGCACCTTCCGCGGGCTGCGCAGCCTGCGCTACCTCTACCTGGAGTACAACGCGCTGCGGCGGCTCGGGCCCGGCACCCTGTCCCCGGCGCCCGGCCTGCAGCTGCTCTTCCTGCACCACAACCTGCTGAGGGCCCTGCCGCCCCGCCTGTTCGCCGGGCTCAACCTGACCCGGCTCAGCCTGCGGGGCAACCGCTTCGCCTCGCTGCCGGTGGCCGGCCTCCTGGAGCAGCTCGCCTCCCTGATCCAGATCGAGCTGGACGAGAACCCCTGGGAGTGCGGCTGCCCGCTGCTGGGCATGAAGCGCTGGCTGGAGCGCCTGGGCCCCGGCGCCCTGGTGCGCCGCCTCGCCTGCCACTCCCCCAAGCACTTGGCCGGCCACGACCTGGCCTCGCTGCGCGCCGACCTCATCTGCCCGGACCACTCGGACGAGGTGGCGCTCTCGACGCCGTCGCTGCCGCAGCCCGCCCCGCCGGGGGCGGCCGCTCGGCCCCTCGCCACGGCCGGCGCGGCCACCCCGTTCCCGGCGGACGGGGGCTCGGTGGTGCCCCTGTCGGTGCTCATCCTCAGCCTGCTGCTGGTCTTCCTGGCGTCGGTGTTCGTGGCGGCCGGCCTCTTCGTGGTGGTGATGAAGCGGCGCAAGCGGGCGCAGAGCGAGCGCACCAGCACCAACAACTCGGACGTGAGCTCCTTCAACCTGCAGTACAGCGTCTACAGCCACGGCCCGGCGCCCAAAGCCAAGAGCCCCGCCGGGCACGTCTACGAGTACATACCCCACCCTCTGGGCCACATGTGCAAGAACCCCATCTACAGGTCCCGCGAGGGCAACTCGGTGGACGATTACAGGGACCTACACGAGCTCAAGGTCACCTACCGAAACCCGGTGGAGGACGAGCGAGAGAACCAGTTGAGGAGCCCCTCGTACAGCATCAGCACCATCGAGCCCCACGAGCAGGTCTCCCCAGTTCAAGACATGGACCATTTCTACCGTGGCATCTTAGAGCCGGGCAAACAATCGCCCACTGGCAACAGTGTTGAATATAAATTTAGTAGCCCACCAAACTATAATTACTCACCGAACTATGAAGTTAGACGCCAGTATTTGCATCCGGAGAGGATGAGGGAGACGGTGCTCTACGGGGCACCCAGTAATGTATATGCCGAGCAAATTAGAAATGATTACCTGGAACTGAAAGCAAAGCTTCACATCGAGCCGGACTACCTCGAAGTTCTCGAAAAACAGACAACGTGCAGTCAGTTCTAA